The Juglans regia cultivar Chandler chromosome 11, Walnut 2.0, whole genome shotgun sequence genome contains the following window.
taGGAGGGACAGATCGAATGTTCAGTCGTATAATGCATGTGTACGTTATTGAGAAGGTAAATGTCTGGCATTGGCGCTGTAGAACTTGGAAATGAGATCCGGAAGTTCCATGTAATGAGCGGAGGGATTACTGGTCTTGAGCAGATGCACAAGGTATTGGAACACATCGATCTCACAGGCTATCCTCAGGGCTCCATCATAGGAATACCCGAACTCTTCCTCGGAGAGCC
Protein-coding sequences here:
- the LOC109007710 gene encoding indole-3-acetic acid-induced protein ARG7-like, whose translation is MRSRGNIVKKLLCCGAKSFASDSDADAVPEGHVRVNVGKDIVCRFDLEANYLNHPLFENLLRLSEEEFGYSYDGALRIACEIDVFQYLVHLLKTSNPSAHYMELPDLISKFYSANARHLPSQ